A segment of the Leptolyngbya sp. NIES-3755 genome:
CTGCAATCAGTTCTTCAAAACTCTTGTCTCCAGGTTCGAGATTGAGATTTGCCATTCTATCGATCGGCGGTCGATTCCAAGAAGATGCCCGTGCACAAGAAACGCCTTTCACGCCTGTTCTCGCTTGACTTTCAAGGCTTCCAACTCCTCGTTGTAAAATACCTTCTTTGATCAAATATTCACGAGTTGCAGGTGCGCCAGTGTCATCAAAGTTATAGCTTGCAAACTCTCCAGAAACCGTTGGATCAAAAGTAATATTCATCAGCGGAGAACCGTAGACCAAATTACCAAAGTCTTTGAGTTTCACAAAGCTACCGCCTGCATAGTTCCGCTCATCGCCCAAAATACGATCGAGTTCCAACGGGTGCCCAACGCTCTCATGAATCTGGAGCAGCATTTGATCCGGTGCAAGAACCAGTGTCGTTGTCTCGCTCGGACAATCCTCAGCCGTCAGAAGTTCGATCGCTTGTGCTCCAATTTGTTGAACCCGCGCCCATAGATCTGGAGTAACGAAATACTCTAATCCGCCCTGATAACAGCTTGCAAGCCAACCATTATTCGATCGACGTTGTACCACGCCACCTGCTTGAGCCGTCGCAGAGTAGTCCGTCCCAATCCGAAAGAAATGCTGGTACACTTCCGATCCATTGCTGCTGACAAACCAAGTTTCTGCCTCAGTCGTCAATGCGGTCGCGCTCGTCTGCACAATTTGATCCGAGACTTTCAATTCGCGAGTAATCTTTGTCAGAATCTCGTTAATTTCACCTGGACTTAGCGCATCAAACGGTTTTGCCAGCGGAGAAACGTACTGTCCAACCACTTTCGGACGAGCAGAAATCGGAGTCGAGTAAATGTTCCATTCCGAAGCCGCGATCGCTTGACGATATGCCGTTTGTGCTGCTGCTCGAATGCCTTCTAAAGTCAGCAAATTCGTCGCCGCATAGCCGATTTGCCCCTTAACCAAGACTTCGACCATTACGCCTTGAGTTAGCGAGGAGCCATTCGTTTCGGGGATACCATCACGAACCGAGCGAGTGGTAGAGGCTTCCTTCATCGCTCGCAGTCCAACCCAGTCGGCGGGAATGTCGATCGCATTCAGGAAGTGAGAAAGTTCAGAAATCATGGAGCGATGTGGATGAATTCAGGACAAGCGCGAGACTCCAGCGGAAAACTTGCCATCGGAGATTAGTCATTATACGCACATTCTTTTAGTTTAGCGATGCCAAATCGTTTCGTTGCCGGGTTTGTCAATTAGAGTAATTCCTTGCGCCTGAAGTTCGTTCCGAATGCGATCGGCTTCCGCAAAATTCTTGGCTTTTTTCGCGTCTTTTCGCTGCTGAATCATCGTTTCGATTTGATCATCCGAAAATCCCCCAACGACTTGCTCTTCTAGTTCTGCCTCTAATCCCAAAATTTTCGCAAGTTCTATCAATGTCTTCCACTGAGGAAGTAATACTTCAGATGCGGACTCTATTTTGCCTTCGTGTACGAAAATATTTCCTTGCCGCTGTAGCTCTTTAGCAACGGGGAATAATGCCGCTAATGCACCGGAGGTATTGAAGTCATCATCCATTGCGGTTTGGAATTCTTCAAGGATCGATTTAACGGGTTCAAAGGCTTGATCCGGTGTTGCATCCAGCTTGTACCCGAACAGCAAACCATCTTTTAGCGTATTCCATCCATTTTCCGCAGCCGCGATCGCATCTTTGGTAAAGTCGATCGGCTTTCGGTAACTCGCTTGCAGCACAAAGAATCGAACCACCATCGGATCAACGCCTTTTTTGTCCAGCAAGTCTCGAATCGTGGTGAAGTTGCCGAGCGATTTCGACATTTTTTCACCATCAACATTCACCATGCCGTTGTGCATCCAATAATTCGCCAGCGATCGACCCGTGACAGGTTCCGATTGAGCAATCTCATTCTCGTGATGCGGAAAGACCAAATCCGCGCCACCGACATGAATATCGATCGACTCTCCCAAAAATTCCCGCACCATTGCCGAGCATTCAATATGCCATCCTGGGCGACCTTTTCCCCAAGGCGACTCCCACGCAGGTTCACCCGGTTTCGCCCCTTTCCACAAGGCAAAATCGAACGGGTAACGCTTTTTCGGTTCCGTCTCATCCACGCGCCCCGAAGCGCCCGCCTGCATATCGTCTAATTTGCGCCCCGAAAGCTTCCCATACCCCTGATCTCTCTGAACCGCATAATAAACATCGCCATCCGCCGCGTATGCAAATTCTTTCTCTTCTAATTCGCGAATCAGGCGTTTAATTCCGTCCAAAGTCTCAGTCGCTCGTGGATAAGCATCAGCATCGAGAATATTCAAGCGCCGCATATCCTCGAAATAGCGCTGGATATTCAATTCTGCGACTTCCTGCATCGATGATCCTTCTTCTCGTGCCCGATTGAGGATTTTGTCATCGATATCTGTAAAGTTCTGCACATACCGCACTCGATACCCACGCCAGGTCAAATACCGCCGTACCGTATCCCAAACGATATACGATCGAGCATGTCCCAAATGGCAGAAGTCGTACACCGTGACACCGCAGCAATACATCTTCACATGACCGGATTCGATCGGCTCAAACGGTTCTTTACGGCGGGTTAAGGTGTTGTAAACGACTAAAGCCATGAAATTCTTGAAGTGAATAATGAGCGATATCCCATCCTAATCGATTCTAATCAGCAATAATGGGGGAAAAGATATTTGATGCGATCGTGCTATGCAATCAGTCAGCACTCAGTCTGAATCTCCGATGGATACGCCCAAAACTGGGCTTCCGGTTACGATTATCACGGGTTTCTTAGGCAGCGGTAAAACCACGTTGCTGAACCACATTCTGACGAATCAACAAGGCTTGAAAACGGCAGTTCTGGTGAATGAGTTCGGTGAAATTGGGATCGATAATGAACTGATTATCCAGACCGACGAAGATAAAAACATGGTCGAACTCAGCAACGGTTGTATCTGTTGCACGATCAATAATGATCTTGTCGATGCGGTCTATAAAGTTCTAGAGCGTCAGGACAAAATCGATTATCTAGTCGTTGAAACAACTGGACTCGCTGATCCGCTTCCGGTTGCGCTGACCTTCTTAGGAACCGAATTACGCGATCTGACTCGACTTGATTCGATCGTAACTGTCGTCGATTCCGAAAACTTCAGTCTAGATTTGTTCAACAGTGAAGCCGCTTATAGCCAAATTGCTTACGGCGACATCATTTTGCTGAACAAAACCGATTTAGTCGATGAAGCGAATGTCGATGCGCTCGAAGTTCGGATTCGCGATATCAAAGAAGGTGCAAGAGTCCTCCGCACTGTCAAAGGTCAAGTTCCCCTAGCAGCGTTACTCAGTGTTGGATTGTTCGAGTCGGACAAGTACTTCGATCCCGATGCTGAATCCGATCATCACGATCATGATCACGCTCACGACCATCACGATCATTCCAACTGCGATCATGATCACGGTCATTGCGATCACGATCATGATCATCACCACCATCACTCGAATCACTTAGAGAACGATGGTTTTACGTCTATCTCATTCGAGAGCGACAAGCCATTTAGCATTCGGAAATTCCAGCATTTCCTAGACAATCAGATTCCAACGACTGTGTTCCGCGCCAAAGGCATTCTCTGGTTTGATGAAAGTCCGAAGCGTCACATTTTCCATCTCAGCGGCAAACGGTTCTCGCTCGATGACGATGAATGGAAAGGTACACCGAAAAATCAGTTAGTCCTGATCGGACAAGGCTTAGATCATGCGGAATTACGATCGCAAATCGAGGCTTGTCTATGCCCATCCTCACAAAATAAAGGAAAAGGTTTCGGTCGTTAAGGGCAATCTAGGACATAACAGACGAAGTCAGCTTTTTTACCCTTCGCTTGTTATTCTTCCATGTCTTCTAAACAGGTTTTAATTTGCCAGTATCAAAGCTGCCTTGCTCAAGGTTCAGCCGAGGTGCTGGCAGCTTTTTTAGAGCGTTCTGTTTCGGATGTCTCGATCGTGCCTGCTGAATGCCAAGGACAATGTAATCTCGGTACGACGGTGCGAGTTTTGCCTGGTGAAATCTGGTATTGTCGAGTCAAACCGACTGATGTGGACGCGATCGCACAGTCTCATTTAGAAAACGATCAGCCTGTCGATCGATTACTTCATCCCCGGATTCACCCCAGTTATTCGACTCCGTAAGTTATGCGCGTTGTCCTCCAGCGAGTTCTGTCTTCTCAAGTCGTTGTTGATCGAGAAGTGATTGGAAAAATCGATCGAGGCTTAAATCTCTTAGTCGGAATTGCCGAAACCGATACCGAAGCAGAACTCGACTGGATGGCAAAAAAATGCTTAGAGTTACGAGTCTTTTCAACTGATGGACGGTTTGATCAATCCATTCAAGATATCCATGGCGAAATTCTCGTCGTCAGTCAATTCACGCTGTACGGCGATTGTCGCAAAGGACGAAGACCTTCATTCGATCGAGCCGCTTCCCCCGATCGAGCCGAACAGCTTTACAACCAATTCGTTGAGAAACTTCGTGAGAGTGGACTGAAGATCGAAACCGGAAAATTTGGCTCAATGATGCAGGTGTCGATCGAGAATGATGGTCCGGTCACACTCATTCTGGAGCGCCCTTAATTGAGCTATATTTTAACGAATCTAGTGCGTTGAAATGATGTATGGCTACTCTTCAAATTGAAAACTTGCCAGACGAACCAGAAATATCTCAGGAAGGACAGAAAAAGCCGGTATCAGAAATTTTGCAGGAGATTCGTAATCGTCGCAGAGTTAATCCAGTTGACTTTAAGCTGCCTGACAGCACCGTTTTGATTCGAGAAGATCGTAGTAGATGACGATCGCAGATGTTAATCGTCTTCGCTGATAATTGATTGCCATGCTAACGCTCGTAACATTAGTTCTTCGATAAGCGCTGACTTCGCGGCTGAATATTCTAAAAGTGACAATGCTCCTGAGCAAACAGCTTCTATCTTTGCTGCTTCATAACGTTTTGCCTCTTCTGGATGCGATCGCAGATAGTCTCGAAGAGCAAGATTCGATCTCCAATGCGTTCCATTATGTTCGACAATGTGTGCATTAAACGATTGAAGTTTACGATATCGAAAGTATAGACGGTCTAGCACTCCCGCTTCTCCCAGTGCTTCATAATCCAGCTTGATCATCTGCTCCAGTAGAGACTGCGAAGGTGGAAATGATACTACCCCAATCATGATATCGATTATTGGCTTGGCACAAATTTCAGAAATCGCAGTACTGCCAATATGTTGAATTGTGCTTGAGTCAATCTGAAGCGCAACCTGAATTCGTTTCTGTTCTTGAATGAAATCCTGTTCCCATTCAAGACGATGTTGCTCTAAATGAATTGGTTCATCAATCATTTTATTTTTGAATTAGAGCGCGATCGCTCATCCAGAACGATCGCTCTTTCTCCTAAACCTCAACCAATTGACTCGCAGAAACCACGGTCTGACGCGCTCATTCATCTGCCGCCAAGATCTCTTCTAACGTTGGCGTAGAACGATTTTGAGGGTGTATCGATCCGCAAGTTCAGCTATAATTCAGGCACTCAAACACACTGAAACGGTGTATGGCTACTCTTCAAATTGAAAACTTACCAGACGACCTATATTATCGTATTGAAAGCGTTGCGATCGCACATGATTTCACGCTTGATCAGGCAGTAATTTATGTATTGAGGCAGGCATTTCAATCTGACAATTCAGGAATGCTTCAAGAACAGCAGGAAAAGTCAATGTCAGAAATTCTACAAAACATACGCAATCGTCCCAGAATTAATCCGGTTGACTATGGACTACCGGACAGCACTGATTTGATCCGAGAGGATCGCGATCGATGACTGCTCCATTTCGATGTGTATTAGATACAAGCGTCTGCATCAAACAGTTTATTGCTGATCCATTAACCCCAAAAGTCAATCAGCTTTTCGATCGTCTGAGCGATCCATCTACTGATTTTTTTGTCCCTGATTTGTTCTACGTTGAGTGCGCGAATGCTCTATGGAAATACGTTCGTGCTAACTTGTACCCGGCTGAGCAGGTTAAATCAGATTTAGCCGATTTAAAGGTGTTACGATTTCAAACGACTTCAACGAAAGAGTTGACAACGGAAGCAATTTCAATTGCTTTAGATTATGGCATTACTGCCTACGATGCTTGCTATGCTGCACTATCACAGCAAGTTAGCGCTCCACTGTTAACCCTTGATCGACGATTGGTAAATGCCCTGTCAACCAGCAAGATAGATGTGCAACTGTTCACAAATTTTGTGTTGTAAAGCGCGATCGCTCAACCCGAACGATCGCGCTTTCTCCTAAACTTCCACCAATTGACTCGCAGAAACAACCGTCTGACGCGCCCACTCATCCGCCGCCAAGATCTCTTCTAAAGTTGGCGTTGAACGATTTTGAGTCGTGTAGCGATCGCAAGTTTCTTCAATCAATCGCGGAATATCCAAGAACCGAATCTTTTCTTCTAAAAATAGCGCCACCGCTTGTTCATTCGCCGCATTCAGCACCGCAGGCATACAGCCGCCCGCTCGACCTGCCGCATACGCCAACTCCATACAAGGGTATTTCGCATGATCCGGCTCTCGGAAAGTCAGCGTTCCAAGCTTCACCAGATCCAACCGTTCCCAAGTTGTCGGAACGCGATCGGGATATGACAACGAATACAACAAGGGAAGCCGCATATCCGCCCATCCCAACTGTGCCAGCACCGATGTATCTTGCAGTTCGATCAGCGAGTGAATGATACTTTGCGGATGAATCACAATTTCAATATCGTCGTAGGCGACCCCAAATAAATAATGTGCTTCGATCACCTCTAAACCTTTGTTCATCAGCGTGGCGGAATCGATCGTAATTTTGCGCCCCATCGTCCAATTCGGATGTTTCAGCGCATCTGCCACCGTCACCGATGCCAATTTTTCTATAGGCAAATCTCGGAACGATCCACCACTAGCCGTCAAAATAATTTTCTTCAATCCACCCTCAGGAACCCCTTGCAAGCATTGGAATATTGCCGAATGTTCCGAATCAGCGGGAAGCATTTTTACACCGTGTTTTTGCATCAACGGCAGAACAACGGGCGCACCTGCAATAATCGTTTCTTTGTTTGCTAAAGCGATATTTTTCTTAGCTTCGATCGCGGCAATAGTCGGTAACAATCCCGCGCAACCGACAATGCCACTGACTACGGATTCGGCATCTCCGTAACGGGCAACTTCAACAATGCCCGCTTCACCGGAGAGAATGATCGGTTGCGGGTTGAGATCTGCGATCGCATCTTTCAATTCTGTCAATTTACTCTCATCACAAATCGCCACAATTTCCGGTCGAAATATGCGAATCTGCTGCGCGAATAACTCCACGTTGCGCCCCGCTGCCATACCGACAATGCGAAACTGATCCGGATGCTGAGACACGATATCGAGCGTTTGTGTCCCGATCGATCCAGTTGAACCAAGAAGGGTGATTGCTTTCACGGGTTATTTGATTGACACTTCACCCCATATCTTACGGGGAACAGGGGATCAACGGATCTTTGGGCGGCTCAGGTTTAGAATATCGGTAGTCAAACAACCACGCTGATCATGCAACTGGAAGACTATTTTGAGTTTGCGAGTTCTGACGAAATCCGATTCAAAGGGCATCGAATTGGGCTGGAAGATGTTCTGGAGTACTATTTAGCAGGGTATTCTCCGGAGCAAATTTTGGCAGAATTACCATCTTTGAATCTTGAAAAGGTTCATGCGGCGATTACTTATTATTTGCACGATCGAGAGGCAATAGAAAACTACTTGCTGCGTCTTGCAAACTGGCGTGAACAACGTTATCAAGAGTGGACAGATTCTGAACTTGCTCCAGTTGTACAACGATTAAGAGCATTAAAAGCTCAACGCAAAGCTAGTAGTTTGATCCGCTGATGAAAGTTCGATTTCTGCTTGATGAAAACTTGTCGCCAAAACTGAAAATTGCTGTGCTTCGTCTGAATGCACGAATTGATATTTTGCGAGTTGGCGATCCAGATGCTCCCCTTTCTGGAACTCAAGATCCTGACGTTTTACAATATCTAGAGCGTGTCATCAATTAGCAGGATTCGATAAAGTAGAGACGAAGACCCTGCAAAACGAGCCTGTAAACGCAATGGCAACTCGACGCTACGCGCTACGCGATGACCAATGGGAGCGGATCAAAGATCTACTGCCCGGACGAGAAGGAACGGTAGGCGTGACTGCGAAAGACAATCGCTTGTTCGTCGAAGCGGTGTTGTATCGGTATCGTGCTGGAATCCCGTGGCGCGACCTGCCAGAGCGATTTGGCGATTTTCGGGTAGTACATACCCGCTTTAGTCGCTGGTCAAAAACGGGCGTGTGGGAGCGCGTGTTTCAGCACCTCGCCGACGATGCCGACAACGAATACGCCATGATTGATGCAACAATTGTCCGCGCTCATCAGCATAGTGCGGGTGCAAAAGGGGGCAACCCGAAACCGAAGCGATTGGTCGCAGCAAAGGCGGATTGAGTACCAAGATTCATGCGACCGTCGATGCCTTGGGCAATCCCTTGCACTTTCATCTCACACCTGGACAAGCCTGTGACCTAGACGGAGCCGACAAACTCTTGCCGCAGATAGCCGCAGATATTGTACTTGCTGACAGAGCCTATGATGCGGATGAGCGAGTGATTGAGGTGCTGACAGTGCAAGGAAAGACGGCGGTGATTCCACCCAAACGCAATCGCAAGCAGCAACGCAACTATGACAAGGAGTTGTACAAAGCGCGGCATCTGATTGAGAACTTTTTTGCCAAGCTGAAGCAGTATCGAGCGATTGCAACTCGCTATGACAAACGAGCGGTCAACTTTTTAGGAGCAATCTATCTTGCAGCTTCGGTCATCTGGCTCAATTGATGACACGCTCTAGAACTATCCCAAAGAGTTTTAGTGACTGACAATCGGAAAAGTATGCCCGGACACTTAGAGGAGCATTGGCAAGAAGGGAGACAAATTTGGGGATTGTTTTAGCTGCGTCCGAACGGAACCATTCGGGAATGGGCAGAAGAACTGGTGCTGATTTGGGAAACGACTGAGGCAGAGGAGTGGATTAATCAACTGATCTGGATTCCACTTTAATGACTCAGTAAAATGCCCGTCTGAAACTGATTCCAAACGGGCAAGTTCAATTAAGGATTGAGAATTTTCGAGACGCTTAAGACATCTTTATCGCCTCGTCCAGAGCAATTGATTACGATACGAGGACTGCCGGAAAGTTGGGGGCAAAGGGCATCGAGATAAGCGATCGCATGAGCCGTTTCCAATGCTGGAATGATTCCTTCTAGCTGAGAGAGCTTTTGGAATGCTGCTAATGCCTGCTCATCCGTTACCGCGTAGTATTCCCCTCGTCCTGCTTCCATCAAATAGCTATGTTCAGGACCAACCCCCGGATAGTCCAAACCTGCGCTAACTGAATGCGGCTCGATGACCTGTCCATCTTCATCTTGCAATAGATAACTCATCGCTCCGTGAAGCACTCCAACCCGTCCTTTGGTCAAAGTTGCCGCATGTTTATCCGTTTCTACACCATGTCCAGCCGCTTCGACTCCGATCATCCGAACGCTCGACTCTTCTACAAACTCATGGAAGAGTCCCATCGCATTCGAGCCACCACCGACACAAGCCAGCAGAATATCCGGCAATCCGCCCCATTTTTCCTGACATTGAGCGCGAGTTTCTTGACCGATAATCGCATGAAAATCGCGAACGATCATTGGATACGGATGAGGACCTGCAACCGATCCAAGGATGTAATGAGTCGTTTCAACGTTCGTCACCCAATCGCGGATCGCCTCTGAAGTGGCATCTTTGAGTGTTCCAGTTCCAGCCGCAACCGGGCAAACTTCCGCACCCATTAAGCGCATTCTAAAGACGTTGAGGGCTTGACGTTCCATATCGTGAACGCCCATGTAAACAACGCACTGTAAGCCAAATCGAGCGCAAGCCGTAGCGGTGGCGACTCCATGCTGACCCGCTCCAGTTTCAGCGATCACGCGCTGTTTGCCCATGCGTTTGGCGAGAAGGGCTTGTGCGATCGCATTATTAATCTTATGCGCTCCCGTATGATTCAAATCTTCGCGCTTGAGATAAATTTGCGCTCCTGAACCATCGGGTCTAGCATAGTGTTCGGTCAGTCTCTCAGCAAAATAAAGCGGACTAGGACGACCGACGTAATCTTTGAGAAGCCCTTGCAGTTCTGCTTGAAAGGCTGGATCTTGACTGTACTGTTTGTAGGCGGCTTCGAGTTCTGCCAGAGCAGGCATCAGAGTTTCGGGCACATATTTACCGCCGAATTTGCCAAATCTGCCGAGCGCATCTGGACGGTTTTCAATCGAAACAGAACGATTGGGGGGAAGCGGAGTAATAGTCACGATCGCACTTTCAATATTTCAGAACATCTTTTATCTTAAGGCATCCACTCTAATCCAATTCCAATTCGACTCTCTTTTTGAATTGGAGAATTCTGTCTCTGAAATTCTGTTGAAAGCCTCAAGTTATGAGTCAACGCATACCCGATCGATAAAGTGGTCAGTCCAGTTTCATCGGCACTAAAGGGAGCAACCCAGCTTTGAGTCAAGCTAATATCTGCGCCACCTCCACGGGAGAGAACAAACAAAGCTCTGATACCAATATTTGCACCGTCGATCGATTGTCCTTGAGCTTCTAAATGCCGATATCCGATCACAGGAGCAATATTGATATAGCTTCCCAGGGGACGAACGTAATAGCGCAAATCCGCGCCCCAATTGGAATATTGATAATTTGCGCTGGCAGTGAAATTTGTTCGATCGAGTCTCAAATCTTCGATTCCAAGCTGCAATTCTGAAGCGGAGTAACCGACTCGAATTCTTGGGCGAAAACTCGGATCGGTTCTGATCTCTTCGGTTACATTTGGGATCTGTTTTTGCCAGCGTTGTAGAACTGGACTGTTTTGGATCACTTTTGGATCAAGATCGAGTTCTGCCGCAAACGCAGGCGATGTAAGCAGCAAAACCCCAAAAATTAACGCTCTCATCTCATTCGCTCATGTCTAGCCTGCATATAGAAGATAGAACGTTCTGGTATGTTTCCTAACCTGCCTTCTCAAAAATCAAAATGTGCTGCTGCGGTAGACCGTTCCGAGTTTCAACGTACTTAAGTCCTGCTGCGGTCATTTCTTGCCGAACTTGCTTCTGAGTCATTTTGTGCAGCGGTTTGATGAAGACAAAAGGATTCTCGCCTCGATATTCGAGCAGGACAACGCGCCCGTGAGGTTTTAGCGATCGACGAATTCCCGCGATCATTTCCTTAGGATATTCAAACTCGTGATAAGCATCGACCATCAATGCCAAATCGATGCTATTTTCTGGCAGATTTGGATCAGTTTCACGACTCAAAACTGGCTCAACATTCGAGATCTTTTTCTCCTCTTTGAGAGAGTTCAGAATCTCGATCATTTCAGGCTGAACATCGACTGCGTACACTTTGGAAACTTGTGGCGCAATTCTAAAGCTGAAATATCCAGTCCCCGCACCAATATCAGC
Coding sequences within it:
- a CDS encoding C69 family peptidase (similar to AA sequence:cyanobase_aa:LBDG_25560), translating into MISELSHFLNAIDIPADWVGLRAMKEASTTRSVRDGIPETNGSSLTQGVMVEVLVKGQIGYAATNLLTLEGIRAAAQTAYRQAIAASEWNIYSTPISARPKVVGQYVSPLAKPFDALSPGEINEILTKITRELKVSDQIVQTSATALTTEAETWFVSSNGSEVYQHFFRIGTDYSATAQAGGVVQRRSNNGWLASCYQGGLEYFVTPDLWARVQQIGAQAIELLTAEDCPSETTTLVLAPDQMLLQIHESVGHPLELDRILGDERNYAGGSFVKLKDFGNLVYGSPLMNITFDPTVSGEFASYNFDDTGAPATREYLIKEGILQRGVGSLESQARTGVKGVSCARASSWNRPPIDRMANLNLEPGDKSFEELIAGIDRGIYMESNRSWSIDDQRHKFQFSCEYAKRIENGKLTTTLRNPNYRSITPQFWGGLVAVGDRSTWQMYGTPMCGKGEPNQAITVGHGSPIAVFANIEVFGGGE
- a CDS encoding cysteinyl-tRNA synthetase cysS (similar to AA sequence:cyanobase_aa:LBDG_25550), whose protein sequence is MALVVYNTLTRRKEPFEPIESGHVKMYCCGVTVYDFCHLGHARSYIVWDTVRRYLTWRGYRVRYVQNFTDIDDKILNRAREEGSSMQEVAELNIQRYFEDMRRLNILDADAYPRATETLDGIKRLIRELEEKEFAYAADGDVYYAVQRDQGYGKLSGRKLDDMQAGASGRVDETEPKKRYPFDFALWKGAKPGEPAWESPWGKGRPGWHIECSAMVREFLGESIDIHVGGADLVFPHHENEIAQSEPVTGRSLANYWMHNGMVNVDGEKMSKSLGNFTTIRDLLDKKGVDPMVVRFFVLQASYRKPIDFTKDAIAAAENGWNTLKDGLLFGYKLDATPDQAFEPVKSILEEFQTAMDDDFNTSGALAALFPVAKELQRQGNIFVHEGKIESASEVLLPQWKTLIELAKILGLEAELEEQVVGGFSDDQIETMIQQRKDAKKAKNFAEADRIRNELQAQGITLIDKPGNETIWHR
- a CDS encoding CobW/P47K family protein (similar to AA sequence:cyanobase_aa:LBDG_25540), yielding MQSVSTQSESPMDTPKTGLPVTIITGFLGSGKTTLLNHILTNQQGLKTAVLVNEFGEIGIDNELIIQTDEDKNMVELSNGCICCTINNDLVDAVYKVLERQDKIDYLVVETTGLADPLPVALTFLGTELRDLTRLDSIVTVVDSENFSLDLFNSEAAYSQIAYGDIILLNKTDLVDEANVDALEVRIRDIKEGARVLRTVKGQVPLAALLSVGLFESDKYFDPDAESDHHDHDHAHDHHDHSNCDHDHGHCDHDHDHHHHHSNHLENDGFTSISFESDKPFSIRKFQHFLDNQIPTTVFRAKGILWFDESPKRHIFHLSGKRFSLDDDEWKGTPKNQLVLIGQGLDHAELRSQIEACLCPSSQNKGKGFGR
- a CDS encoding hypothetical protein (conserved hypothetical protein;~similar to AA sequence:cyanobase_aa:LBDG_25530); translation: MSSKQVLICQYQSCLAQGSAEVLAAFLERSVSDVSIVPAECQGQCNLGTTVRVLPGEIWYCRVKPTDVDAIAQSHLENDQPVDRLLHPRIHPSYSTP
- a CDS encoding D-tyrosyl-tRNA(Tyr) deacylase (similar to AA sequence:cyanobase_aa:LBDG_25520), with protein sequence MRVVLQRVLSSQVVVDREVIGKIDRGLNLLVGIAETDTEAELDWMAKKCLELRVFSTDGRFDQSIQDIHGEILVVSQFTLYGDCRKGRRPSFDRAASPDRAEQLYNQFVEKLRESGLKIETGKFGSMMQVSIENDGPVTLILERP
- a CDS encoding hypothetical protein (conserved hypothetical protein;~similar to AA sequence:cyanobase_aa:LBDG_32690) → MATLQIENLPDEPEISQEGQKKPVSEILQEIRNRRRVNPVDFKLPDSTVLIREDRSR
- a CDS encoding hypothetical protein (conserved hypothetical protein;~similar to AA sequence:cyanobase_aa:AM1_2289), which produces MIDEPIHLEQHRLEWEQDFIQEQKRIQVALQIDSSTIQHIGSTAISEICAKPIIDIMIGVVSFPPSQSLLEQMIKLDYEALGEAGVLDRLYFRYRKLQSFNAHIVEHNGTHWRSNLALRDYLRSHPEEAKRYEAAKIEAVCSGALSLLEYSAAKSALIEELMLRALAWQSIISEDD
- a CDS encoding hypothetical protein (conserved hypothetical protein;~similar to AA sequence:cyanobase_aa:LBDG_32690), yielding MATLQIENLPDDLYYRIESVAIAHDFTLDQAVIYVLRQAFQSDNSGMLQEQQEKSMSEILQNIRNRPRINPVDYGLPDSTDLIREDRDR
- a CDS encoding hypothetical protein (conserved hypothetical protein;~similar to AA sequence:cyanobase_aa:LBDG_32700); this translates as MTAPFRCVLDTSVCIKQFIADPLTPKVNQLFDRLSDPSTDFFVPDLFYVECANALWKYVRANLYPAEQVKSDLADLKVLRFQTTSTKELTTEAISIALDYGITAYDACYAALSQQVSAPLLTLDRRLVNALSTSKIDVQLFTNFVL
- a CDS encoding 1-deoxy-d-xylulose 5-phosphate reductoisomerase (similar to AA sequence:cyanobase_aa:LBDG_17710) translates to MKAITLLGSTGSIGTQTLDIVSQHPDQFRIVGMAAGRNVELFAQQIRIFRPEIVAICDESKLTELKDAIADLNPQPIILSGEAGIVEVARYGDAESVVSGIVGCAGLLPTIAAIEAKKNIALANKETIIAGAPVVLPLMQKHGVKMLPADSEHSAIFQCLQGVPEGGLKKIILTASGGSFRDLPIEKLASVTVADALKHPNWTMGRKITIDSATLMNKGLEVIEAHYLFGVAYDDIEIVIHPQSIIHSLIELQDTSVLAQLGWADMRLPLLYSLSYPDRVPTTWERLDLVKLGTLTFREPDHAKYPCMELAYAAGRAGGCMPAVLNAANEQAVALFLEEKIRFLDIPRLIEETCDRYTTQNRSTPTLEEILAADEWARQTVVSASQLVEV
- a CDS encoding hypothetical protein (similar to AA sequence:cyanobase_aa:MAE35580); the protein is MQLEDYFEFASSDEIRFKGHRIGLEDVLEYYLAGYSPEQILAELPSLNLEKVHAAITYYLHDREAIENYLLRLANWREQRYQEWTDSELAPVVQRLRALKAQRKASSLIR
- a CDS encoding hypothetical protein (similar to AA sequence:cyanobase_aa:MAE35570); this encodes MKVRFLLDENLSPKLKIAVLRLNARIDILRVGDPDAPLSGTQDPDVLQYLERVIN
- a CDS encoding putative transposase (similar to AA sequence:cyanobase_aa:gll1628) — protein: MATRRYALRDDQWERIKDLLPGREGTVGVTAKDNRLFVEAVLYRYRAGIPWRDLPERFGDFRVVHTRFSRWSKTGVWERVFQHLADDADNEYAMIDATIVRAHQHSAGAKGGNPKPKRLVAAKAD
- a CDS encoding putative transposase (similar to AA sequence:cyanobase_aa:gsl1627), translating into MSTKIHATVDALGNPLHFHLTPGQACDLDGADKLLPQIAADIVLADRAYDADERVIEVLTVQGKTAVIPPKRNRKQQRNYDKELYKARHLIENFFAKLKQYRAIATRYDKRAVNFLGAIYLAASVIWLN